A DNA window from Nerophis ophidion isolate RoL-2023_Sa linkage group LG13, RoL_Noph_v1.0, whole genome shotgun sequence contains the following coding sequences:
- the nxph2a gene encoding neurexophilin-2, which translates to MGALQIFLFFLLLHQVSCRKVDAGETELMEWGDPLSSPTGASPRILNPLRLFARPSPALKEVSYLQNMEDFWDWLSNQTDVQDPQARTKRRPIVKTGKFKKMFGWGDFHSNIKTVKLNLLITGKIVDHGNGTFSVYFRHNSTGLGNVSVSLVPPSKVVEFEVAQQSTLETKDTKSFNCRIEYEKTDRNKKTALCSFDPSKVCYQEQTQSHVSWLCSKPFKVICIYIAFYSVDYKLVQKVCPDYNYHSDTPYSSTG; encoded by the coding sequence GTCTCCTGCAGGAAAGTAGACGCTGGGGAGACGGAGCTGATGGAGTGGGGGGACCCCCTCTCCTCTCCCACGGGGGCCAGTCCTCGGATCCTCAACCCCCTGCGCCTGTTTGCCAGGCCCTCCCCGGCCCTGAAGGAAGTGTCCTATTTACAGAACATGGAGGACTtctgggactggttatctaacCAGACAGATGTTCAGGACCCACAGGCCAGAACTAAACGCAGGCCCATCGTCAAGACCGGCAAGTTCAAGAAGATGTTCGGCTGGGGAGACTTCCACTCCAACATCAAGACGGTCAAACTCAACCTGCTGATCACGGGCAAGATCGTGGACCACGGCAACGGCACCTTCAGCGTCTACTTCCGCCACAACTCCACGGGCCTGGGCAACGTGTCGGTCAGCCTGGTGCCGCCCTCCAAGGTGGTGGAGTTCGAGGTGGCCCAGCAGTCCACGCTGGAGACCAAGGACACCAAGTCCTTCAACTGCCGCATCGAGTACGAGAAGACGGACCGCAACAAGAAGACGGCGCTGTGCAGCTTCGACCCATCCAAGGTGTGCTATCAGGAGCAGACGCAGAGTCACGTGTCCTGGCTCTGCTCCAAGCCCTTCAAGGTCATCTGCATCTACATCGCCTTCTACAGTGTGGACTACAAACTGGTGCAGAAGGTTTGTCCCGACTACAACTACCACAGTGACACACCTTACTCCTCCACCGGATGA